The following are encoded in a window of Mycobacterium vicinigordonae genomic DNA:
- a CDS encoding DUF3107 domain-containing protein — MEVKIGITQSARELVFSSAQTPAEVEELVGAALHEDSGLLSLTDERGRRYLVNADKIAYVEIGAADSRRVGFGIVADSAAKAAKASES; from the coding sequence GTGGAGGTCAAGATCGGTATCACGCAAAGTGCGCGCGAACTGGTGTTCTCCAGCGCGCAGACGCCTGCCGAGGTCGAAGAGTTGGTCGGCGCGGCATTGCACGAAGACTCGGGACTGCTGAGTCTGACCGACGAACGCGGCCGCCGTTACCTGGTCAACGCGGACAAGATTGCCTACGTCGAGATCGGTGCCGCCGACTCACGCCGGGTCGGCTTCGGGATCGTTGCAGACTCCGCGGCCAAGGCCGCCAAAGCCTCAGAAAGCTAG
- a CDS encoding DEAD/DEAH box helicase, with product MTALENNAEATPKPGFADLGVRDEIVRALAEKGIETPFAIQELTLPLALDGEDVIGQARTGMGKTFGFGVPLLQRVTSETAARPLTGAPRALVVVPTRELCLQVTGDLATAAKYLTATTDDGGQRPLSVISIYGGRAYEPQIEALQKGADVVIGTPGRLLDLCQQGHLQLGGLSVLVLDEADEMLDLGFLPDIERILRQIPADRQSMLFSATMPDPIITLARTFMTQPTHIRAEAPHSLAVHDTTEQFVYRAHALDKVELVSRILQAGGRGATMIFTRTKRTAQKVADELNERGFAVGAVHGDLGQIAREKALKAFRSGDINVLVATDVAARGIDIDDVTHVVNYQCPEDEKMYVHRIGRTGRAGRTGVAVTLVDWDELERWTMIDKALGLGSPHPPETYSNSPHLYSELSIPADAGGTVGEPRKAPAKRREASSSDGATSRPARRTDRRQRTRGGKPVTSHPVNPAATGDSASEAGGAAAATAGTGSASSSARRRRRRRKPVDAAPAAN from the coding sequence ATGACCGCACTCGAAAACAACGCTGAAGCTACCCCCAAACCAGGATTTGCCGACCTTGGCGTCCGCGACGAAATTGTCCGCGCGCTGGCCGAGAAGGGCATCGAGACTCCCTTCGCCATCCAGGAATTGACCCTGCCGCTGGCGCTCGACGGGGAGGACGTGATCGGCCAGGCCCGCACCGGCATGGGCAAGACCTTCGGGTTCGGCGTGCCGCTGCTGCAGCGCGTCACCTCCGAAACCGCTGCACGACCGCTGACCGGCGCCCCGCGCGCCCTGGTGGTCGTACCGACCCGCGAGTTGTGCCTGCAGGTCACCGGCGACCTGGCTACCGCGGCCAAGTACTTGACCGCTACCACCGACGACGGCGGCCAGCGGCCACTCTCGGTGATCTCCATCTACGGCGGCCGCGCCTACGAGCCGCAGATCGAGGCGCTGCAGAAAGGCGCCGACGTAGTGATCGGCACACCCGGCCGGTTACTCGACCTGTGCCAGCAAGGCCACCTGCAACTCGGCGGTTTGTCGGTCCTGGTGCTCGACGAGGCGGACGAGATGCTGGATCTGGGCTTCTTGCCCGATATCGAGCGCATCCTGCGGCAGATCCCCGCCGACCGACAGTCGATGCTGTTCTCGGCGACCATGCCCGACCCGATCATCACGCTGGCGCGCACCTTCATGACCCAGCCCACCCACATCCGGGCCGAGGCGCCGCATTCGCTGGCAGTGCACGACACCACCGAGCAGTTCGTCTACCGCGCCCACGCGCTGGACAAAGTGGAACTGGTCAGCCGGATCCTGCAAGCCGGCGGCCGCGGTGCGACCATGATCTTCACCCGGACCAAGCGCACGGCTCAGAAGGTGGCCGACGAGCTCAACGAACGTGGGTTCGCCGTCGGCGCCGTCCACGGCGACCTCGGCCAGATCGCGCGCGAGAAGGCGCTCAAAGCGTTCCGCTCCGGTGACATCAACGTGCTGGTCGCCACCGACGTGGCGGCCCGCGGCATCGATATCGACGATGTCACCCACGTCGTGAACTACCAGTGCCCCGAGGACGAGAAGATGTACGTCCACCGCATCGGGCGTACCGGCCGCGCCGGCCGTACCGGCGTCGCGGTCACCCTGGTGGACTGGGACGAGCTGGAACGCTGGACGATGATCGACAAGGCGCTGGGATTGGGTTCGCCCCACCCGCCCGAGACGTACTCCAATTCGCCACACCTGTACTCCGAGCTGTCCATCCCGGCCGACGCCGGCGGCACCGTCGGCGAACCACGCAAGGCACCGGCCAAGCGTCGCGAAGCCAGCAGCAGCGACGGTGCAACCAGCCGTCCGGCGCGTCGCACCGACCGGCGCCAGCGCACCCGCGGCGGCAAACCGGTGACCAGCCACCCCGTCAACCCGGCCGCCACCGGCGATTCCGCGTCGGAGGCGGGTGGCGCTGCGGCTGCGACTGCCGGTACGGGTTCGGCGAGCAGTTCGGCCCGCCGGCGCCGGCGCCGGCGCAAGCCGGTAGACGCCGCCCCGGCAGCCAACTGA
- a CDS encoding ParA family protein: protein MSELRVLAVANQKGGVAKTTTVASLGAAMVDMGKRVLLVDLDPQGCLTFSLGQDPDKLHVSVHEVLLGEVEPSTALVTTAEGMTLLPANIDLAGAEAMLLMRAGREYALKRALAKIADNFDVVIIDCPPSLGVLTLNGLTAANEVMVPLQCETLAHRGVGQFLRTVADVQQITNPDLRLLGALPTLYDSRTTHTRDVLLDVADRYELPVLAPPIPRTVRFAEASASGSSVLAGRKNKGGVAYRELATALLKHWKTGKPLPTFAVEY, encoded by the coding sequence GTGAGTGAGTTGCGCGTGCTGGCGGTGGCCAACCAGAAGGGTGGTGTGGCCAAGACGACGACGGTCGCCTCGCTCGGTGCGGCGATGGTGGACATGGGAAAACGGGTGCTGCTCGTTGACCTGGATCCGCAAGGATGTCTGACATTCTCCCTCGGTCAGGACCCCGACAAATTGCATGTCTCCGTGCACGAGGTGCTGCTGGGAGAGGTCGAACCGAGCACCGCGTTGGTCACCACGGCCGAGGGGATGACTCTGCTGCCGGCCAACATCGATTTGGCCGGTGCCGAAGCGATGCTGCTGATGCGGGCCGGGCGGGAATACGCACTCAAACGGGCGCTGGCCAAGATCGCCGACAACTTCGACGTGGTGATCATCGACTGTCCGCCGTCGCTGGGAGTGCTCACCCTCAATGGGCTCACCGCCGCCAACGAGGTCATGGTGCCGTTGCAGTGCGAGACGCTGGCACACCGCGGCGTGGGTCAGTTCCTGCGCACCGTCGCCGACGTCCAGCAGATCACCAACCCGGACCTGCGGTTGCTGGGCGCGCTGCCCACGCTGTACGACTCGCGGACCACTCACACCCGTGACGTGCTGCTCGACGTCGCCGACCGCTATGAGCTGCCGGTGCTGGCGCCGCCGATTCCGCGGACCGTGCGTTTCGCCGAGGCCAGCGCGTCGGGCTCGTCGGTGCTGGCCGGCCGCAAGAACAAGGGCGGAGTGGCGTACCGCGAGCTGGCGACGGCCCTGCTCAAGCACTGGAAGACCGGCAAGCCACTGCCCACCTTCGCCGTCGAGTACTGA
- a CDS encoding threonine AND proline RICH protein, translated as MGNIGTIRNTLYDIVRDLEDFSEAKGRPAPEGYEDDYEYGYTDDVADTDSWAHDSYDDEDWAWPANRRWRPIALFFGAVIAIGAIATAVIINSGDSATTKATVGAPAPRTVISTTPHSPAPPSMTPSTPPTTARTPLPPETVTTLTPPSNVPTRIPTAAPVPPATPPGAALSPRAIVYTVTGTKQLFDLVNIAYTDARGFPVTEFNVALPWTKVVVLNPGVQTESVIATSIYGQLNCSIVNAQGQLVKASANNSSIATCTR; from the coding sequence ATCGGCAACATCGGTACCATACGTAACACCCTCTACGACATCGTCCGAGACCTCGAGGACTTCTCGGAGGCTAAAGGCCGCCCAGCTCCCGAAGGCTACGAAGACGATTACGAGTACGGCTACACCGACGACGTAGCCGACACCGACAGCTGGGCGCACGACAGCTATGACGACGAAGACTGGGCCTGGCCGGCCAATCGTCGCTGGCGCCCGATCGCCCTGTTCTTCGGCGCCGTCATCGCTATCGGCGCGATCGCGACCGCCGTCATCATCAACAGCGGCGACAGCGCAACCACCAAGGCCACTGTCGGTGCGCCGGCACCGCGGACAGTGATTTCCACCACACCACACAGCCCGGCCCCACCGAGCATGACGCCAAGCACACCACCCACCACCGCACGGACACCGCTGCCTCCGGAGACGGTCACCACCCTGACGCCGCCCAGCAATGTGCCCACCCGCATTCCCACCGCCGCACCCGTTCCCCCTGCCACGCCCCCGGGCGCCGCTCTGAGTCCACGCGCGATCGTCTACACCGTGACCGGTACCAAGCAGCTCTTCGACCTGGTGAACATCGCGTACACGGACGCGCGGGGCTTCCCGGTGACGGAGTTCAACGTGGCGCTGCCGTGGACGAAGGTCGTCGTGCTCAACCCTGGCGTGCAGACCGAGTCGGTTATCGCGACAAGCATCTACGGCCAGCTGAATTGCTCGATCGTCAACGCCCAAGGACAGCTGGTCAAGGCGTCGGCCAACAACTCGTCGATCGCCACCTGCACCCGCTAA
- a CDS encoding diacylglycerol/lipid kinase family protein, with product MRAMLIANPIATSITPAARELVTHALESRVQLTIVNTEHAGHANELGRTAVAQGYDLVVVHGGDGTVSAVVNGMLGRPGSTPQGPVPALGVIPGGSANVLARALGIHRDPAAASNQLIDLLDEYEQHRQWRRISLIDCGEIYALVNAGMGVDAEVVEAVEKEREKGHKITPLRYWRVAVPVSVRFSRRDPNLILELPDRDPVSGVHFVWVSNTNPWTYSDDRPMVTNPGCSFESGLGIFALTSMKLIPTLRLLRQLLAKRPKLEAKQLIRDDDVSYARITKMAEPAACQYDGEYLGLRESMTFRVVPNALAVAAPAPGSQPETGH from the coding sequence ATGCGTGCCATGTTGATCGCCAACCCGATCGCCACCAGCATCACACCGGCCGCCCGCGAACTGGTGACACACGCCCTGGAAAGTCGCGTTCAGCTCACCATCGTCAACACCGAACACGCAGGTCACGCCAATGAACTCGGCCGCACCGCGGTGGCGCAAGGCTACGATCTGGTCGTCGTGCACGGCGGCGACGGCACGGTGAGCGCTGTGGTCAACGGCATGCTCGGCCGCCCCGGCTCGACCCCCCAGGGACCCGTCCCAGCGCTGGGGGTCATTCCCGGCGGCTCGGCAAACGTGCTGGCCAGGGCATTGGGTATACACCGCGACCCGGCGGCCGCCAGCAACCAGCTGATCGACCTCCTCGACGAATACGAGCAGCACCGGCAGTGGCGCCGCATCTCCCTGATCGACTGCGGCGAGATCTACGCGCTGGTCAACGCCGGAATGGGTGTCGACGCCGAAGTGGTCGAGGCGGTGGAGAAGGAGCGCGAGAAGGGCCACAAGATCACACCGCTGCGCTACTGGAGAGTGGCAGTGCCCGTCTCGGTGCGGTTCAGCCGACGCGACCCGAACCTCATCCTCGAACTGCCGGACCGCGATCCCGTTTCCGGTGTGCACTTCGTCTGGGTCTCCAACACCAACCCCTGGACCTATAGCGACGACCGGCCGATGGTCACCAACCCGGGCTGCAGCTTCGAGTCGGGTCTGGGCATATTCGCGCTCACCAGTATGAAGCTGATCCCCACCTTGCGACTGCTGCGCCAACTGCTGGCCAAGCGCCCCAAGTTGGAGGCCAAACAGCTGATCCGCGACGACGATGTGAGTTACGCGCGGATAACTAAGATGGCCGAGCCGGCCGCTTGTCAGTACGACGGCGAATACCTCGGTTTGCGGGAGTCTATGACGTTCCGGGTGGTCCCGAATGCCCTCGCGGTGGCGGCTCCAGCGCCCGGCTCCCAGCCGGAAACAGGTCACTGA
- a CDS encoding ferritin-like fold-containing protein — protein MPPPPSADELAESPRPRLSADHPGVNELFAVLAYGEVAAFYRLTDEARMAPNLQGRISMASIAAAEMAHYELLRDALESRGVDVVAAMSKYVSALENYHRLTTPSTWLEALVKTYVGDALAADLYLEIAGGLPDEVADVVRAALSETGHSQFVVAEVRAAVTSSGKQRSRLALWARRLLGEAITQAQFLLADHDELVDLVVSGSGGLGQLGTFFERLQRTHDQRMRELGLSS, from the coding sequence ATGCCACCGCCCCCATCCGCCGACGAGTTGGCGGAGTCGCCCAGGCCGCGGCTGTCAGCCGATCACCCCGGTGTCAACGAGCTTTTCGCAGTGCTCGCGTATGGCGAGGTGGCGGCGTTTTACCGGCTGACCGACGAGGCGCGGATGGCGCCCAACCTGCAGGGCCGGATCTCTATGGCCAGCATCGCCGCCGCCGAGATGGCGCATTACGAGCTGCTACGCGACGCGCTGGAAAGCCGGGGTGTGGACGTCGTCGCGGCGATGTCGAAGTACGTCTCGGCACTGGAGAACTACCACCGGCTGACCACCCCGAGTACCTGGCTGGAAGCCTTGGTTAAGACCTACGTCGGCGACGCCTTGGCCGCTGACCTCTATCTCGAGATCGCCGGCGGGCTGCCCGACGAGGTCGCCGACGTGGTACGGGCGGCACTGTCGGAGACCGGGCACTCCCAGTTCGTCGTCGCCGAGGTGCGTGCCGCGGTGACATCCAGCGGCAAGCAGCGCAGCCGGCTGGCATTGTGGGCTCGCCGGCTGCTCGGGGAGGCGATTACCCAGGCCCAGTTTCTGCTGGCCGACCACGACGAGCTGGTCGACCTGGTGGTGTCGGGCAGTGGCGGTCTGGGGCAGCTCGGTACGTTTTTCGAGCGGCTGCAGCGGACGCACGACCAGCGAATGCGGGAGCTGGGCCTCAGCTCTTAG
- a CDS encoding GNAT family N-acetyltransferase encodes MTPSTRRARPGDVADITAMIHELAEFEEAAPQCSVTENQITAALFENEPTLRGHVSTVGSQIAAMALWFLNFSTWDGVAGIYLEDLYVRPDFRRRGLARGLLSALAGECLANGYSRLSWAVLNWNADAIALYDGVGGRPQREWTTYRVSGPELVALAEPR; translated from the coding sequence GTGACGCCGAGCACCCGCCGCGCCCGACCGGGCGACGTCGCCGACATCACCGCCATGATCCATGAGCTGGCCGAGTTCGAGGAAGCCGCTCCACAGTGCTCGGTCACTGAAAACCAAATAACAGCAGCACTTTTCGAAAACGAGCCAACGTTGCGGGGGCATGTCAGCACGGTCGGGAGCCAGATCGCTGCCATGGCGCTGTGGTTCCTGAACTTCTCCACCTGGGACGGTGTGGCCGGCATCTATCTCGAAGACCTCTATGTGCGGCCCGACTTCCGGCGCCGCGGCCTAGCCCGCGGTTTGCTGTCGGCGCTGGCCGGCGAATGCTTGGCCAACGGCTATTCGCGGCTGTCCTGGGCGGTGCTGAACTGGAACGCCGACGCTATCGCCCTCTACGACGGCGTCGGTGGGCGGCCGCAGCGGGAGTGGACGACCTACCGGGTGTCTGGACCCGAATTGGTCGCGCTGGCCGAGCCGCGCTGA
- a CDS encoding sensor histidine kinase, producing MSTLGDLLADHTVLPGNAVDHLHAVVGEWQLLADLSFADYLMWVRRDDGVLVCVAQCRPNTAPTVLQTDAVGSVVAADRLPLVADAFASGEVQQGDAGKQGEWQLPGLNAGLLRGPNVIASPVRYGEQVVAVLTQHQTETTAQRMSGHLETAYRDCATDLLHMLAEGTFPDVGDVAMSRSTPRAGDGFIRLDVDGIVAYASPNALSAYHRMGLNSELEGHNLIKVTRPLISDPFEAQEVAEHILNLLAGGSSMRMEVDAGGATVLLRTLPLVVHGENAGAAILIRDVTEVKRRDRALISKDATIREIHHRVKNNLQTVAALLRLQARRTVNAEGREALIESVRRVSSIALVHDALSMSVDEQVNLDEVIDRILPIMNDVASVDRPIRINRVGDLGVLDSDRATALIMVITELVQNAIEHAFDPAAAGGSVTIRAERSARWLDVVVHDDGRGLPEGFSLEKSDSLGLQIVRTLVSAELDGSLGMREGSDRGTDVVLRVPIGRRGRLLV from the coding sequence ATGTCCACTCTCGGTGACCTGCTCGCCGATCACACGGTGCTGCCGGGCAATGCCGTAGACCATCTGCACGCTGTGGTGGGGGAGTGGCAACTGCTGGCCGACCTGTCCTTCGCCGACTATCTGATGTGGGTGCGCCGCGACGATGGCGTCCTGGTGTGTGTCGCCCAGTGCCGGCCCAACACCGCCCCGACCGTCCTACAGACCGACGCGGTGGGCAGCGTGGTCGCCGCCGACCGCTTACCTTTGGTCGCCGATGCTTTTGCGTCCGGCGAGGTGCAGCAAGGAGACGCCGGCAAACAGGGCGAATGGCAACTCCCCGGCCTCAATGCCGGACTCCTTCGGGGACCTAACGTGATCGCTTCACCCGTTCGATACGGCGAACAGGTGGTGGCGGTGCTGACCCAGCACCAAACCGAGACCACAGCCCAACGCATGTCCGGCCACCTGGAGACCGCCTACCGCGACTGCGCCACCGATCTGCTGCACATGCTCGCCGAGGGCACCTTCCCCGACGTCGGCGACGTGGCCATGTCCCGTTCCACACCGCGCGCCGGCGACGGATTCATCCGCCTCGACGTCGACGGCATCGTCGCCTATGCCAGTCCCAACGCACTTTCCGCCTACCACCGGATGGGCCTGAACAGCGAGTTGGAGGGGCACAACCTGATCAAGGTCACCCGGCCACTGATCTCGGACCCGTTCGAGGCCCAGGAGGTGGCCGAACACATCCTCAATCTGCTGGCCGGGGGTTCCAGCATGCGCATGGAGGTCGACGCCGGCGGCGCCACGGTGTTACTGCGGACGCTGCCCTTGGTGGTGCACGGGGAGAATGCGGGGGCGGCAATCCTGATCCGCGACGTCACTGAGGTCAAGCGGCGCGACCGTGCCCTGATTTCAAAGGACGCCACCATTCGCGAGATCCACCACCGGGTGAAAAACAACCTGCAGACGGTGGCCGCACTGCTGCGGTTGCAGGCCCGCCGCACCGTCAACGCCGAGGGAAGGGAGGCGTTGATCGAGTCGGTGCGGCGTGTGTCGTCGATTGCCCTGGTGCACGATGCGCTGTCGATGTCGGTGGACGAGCAGGTCAACCTCGACGAGGTCATCGACCGAATCCTGCCGATCATGAATGACGTCGCCTCGGTGGACCGCCCGATACGGATCAACAGAGTCGGCGATTTGGGTGTCTTGGACTCCGACCGCGCAACGGCGCTGATCATGGTGATCACCGAACTGGTGCAGAACGCGATCGAGCACGCCTTCGATCCCGCCGCCGCCGGGGGTTCGGTCACCATCCGGGCCGAGCGGTCGGCCCGATGGCTGGACGTGGTGGTGCACGACGACGGGCGCGGCCTGCCCGAGGGATTCAGCCTGGAGAAATCTGACAGCCTGGGTTTGCAGATCGTGCGAACGCTCGTCTCCGCCGAGCTGGACGGGTCCCTGGGCATGCGAGAGGGCAGTGACCGCGGTACGGACGTGGTGCTTCGGGTGCCGATCGGTCGACGAGGCCGGCTACTGGTATGA
- the whiB1 gene encoding transcriptional regulator WhiB1: MDWRHRAVCRDEDPELFFPVGNSGPALAQIADAKLVCNRCPVTTECLGWALNTGQDSGVWGGMSEDERRALKRRNARTKARSGV, translated from the coding sequence ATGGATTGGCGCCATAGGGCGGTCTGTCGCGACGAGGATCCGGAACTGTTCTTCCCGGTTGGGAACAGCGGACCGGCACTCGCGCAGATCGCTGACGCGAAACTGGTCTGTAATCGCTGTCCGGTGACCACAGAGTGTCTCGGATGGGCTCTGAACACCGGCCAGGACTCAGGCGTCTGGGGCGGGATGAGTGAGGACGAGCGGCGCGCACTCAAGCGTCGCAACGCCCGGACGAAGGCTCGCAGCGGAGTCTGA
- a CDS encoding isochorismate synthase → MNPEPAFALTGARGTLIADRAREHYRDITAAQTALRSGSAPIVLGALPFDLSQPVALLVPETLRRLNLLPDWPTGPLPAVRAEVAIPALAEHRARISRARDQLAAPDNPLHKVVLARALRLRAEAPLDGRVVLRRLIAADPTAYGYLVDLSAAGADYRGAALVGASPELLVARAGDRVVCRPFAGSAPRSPDPDTDAANGAALAASAKDRHEHRLVIDTMRAALEPLCDELTIADGPQLSRTAAVWHLCTPVIGRLRDTSTTAIDLALALHPTPAVGGVPTEAATKLIAALEGDRGFYAGAVGWCDAAGDGDWVVSIRCAQLSPDRRSALAHAGGGIVAESDPDSEVDETTTKFATILNALEVQQ, encoded by the coding sequence GTGAACCCCGAACCGGCGTTTGCGCTGACCGGAGCGCGCGGGACCCTGATCGCTGACCGAGCTAGGGAACACTATCGCGATATCACAGCCGCGCAAACCGCGCTGCGGTCGGGAAGCGCGCCAATAGTATTGGGCGCGTTGCCTTTCGACTTATCCCAGCCGGTCGCGCTGCTGGTTCCGGAAACGCTGCGGCGCCTCAACTTACTGCCGGACTGGCCCACCGGGCCCCTGCCGGCGGTGCGTGCGGAGGTGGCCATCCCGGCGCTTGCCGAGCACCGGGCCCGGATCAGCCGGGCCCGCGATCAGCTGGCCGCACCGGACAATCCCTTGCACAAGGTGGTGCTAGCGCGGGCCTTGAGGTTGCGCGCCGAAGCACCGCTGGACGGCCGCGTCGTACTGCGCAGGCTCATCGCCGCCGACCCCACCGCATACGGCTATCTGGTGGACCTGAGCGCGGCCGGTGCGGACTACCGCGGCGCCGCCCTGGTGGGCGCCAGCCCCGAATTGCTGGTCGCGCGCGCCGGGGATCGCGTGGTGTGCCGGCCCTTCGCCGGATCGGCGCCACGGTCGCCCGACCCGGACACCGATGCCGCCAACGGGGCAGCGCTGGCCGCTTCGGCCAAGGACCGCCACGAGCACCGGTTGGTGATCGATACCATGCGCGCCGCGCTGGAGCCGTTGTGCGATGAGCTGACCATTGCCGACGGGCCGCAGCTGAGTCGCACCGCGGCGGTCTGGCATCTGTGCACCCCGGTGATCGGACGGCTACGCGATACCTCAACTACCGCAATAGATTTGGCACTCGCCCTGCACCCCACCCCCGCGGTCGGCGGTGTTCCGACCGAGGCTGCGACGAAGCTGATCGCCGCCCTGGAGGGTGACCGGGGCTTCTATGCCGGCGCAGTGGGCTGGTGCGACGCGGCCGGCGACGGCGACTGGGTGGTGTCGATCCGTTGCGCACAGCTGTCGCCCGACCGCCGATCAGCATTGGCTCACGCGGGCGGCGGGATCGTCGCCGAATCCGACCCGGACAGCGAAGTCGACGAGACCACAACGAAATTCGCGACCATACTGAACGCACTGGAGGTCCAGCAGTGA
- a CDS encoding TetR/AcrR family transcriptional regulator: MSDLAKAAPRRAVRSAEGVRPGDAAPSNRRGNRLPRDERRGQLLVVASDVFVDRGYHAAGMDEIADRAGVSKPVLYQHFSSKLELYLAVLNRHVDNLVSGVQQALDRTTDNRRRLHSAVQAFFDFIEHDSQGYRLIFENDYVTEPEVAAQVRVATESCIDAVFALIAEDSGLDPHRARMIAVGLVGMSVDSARYWLDSDKPISKSDAVDGTVQFAWGGLSHVPLARS, encoded by the coding sequence ATGAGCGATCTCGCCAAGGCAGCGCCGCGACGCGCTGTCAGGTCGGCCGAAGGTGTTCGGCCGGGAGACGCCGCGCCCTCGAACCGTCGGGGAAACCGGCTGCCGCGTGATGAGCGCCGCGGCCAGCTACTGGTGGTCGCCAGTGACGTCTTCGTCGACCGCGGCTACCACGCCGCCGGGATGGACGAGATCGCGGATCGCGCAGGGGTCAGCAAGCCGGTTCTTTACCAACACTTTTCGAGCAAGCTGGAACTGTATCTGGCGGTGCTGAATCGGCATGTGGACAACTTGGTCTCCGGCGTGCAGCAGGCGTTGGACAGGACGACCGACAACAGGCGGCGATTGCACTCGGCCGTGCAGGCGTTTTTCGACTTCATCGAGCACGACAGCCAGGGGTACCGCCTGATCTTCGAGAACGACTACGTCACCGAGCCGGAGGTGGCGGCGCAGGTGCGGGTGGCCACCGAATCGTGCATCGACGCGGTATTCGCCCTGATCGCCGAGGACTCCGGGCTGGATCCGCATCGCGCCCGGATGATCGCGGTGGGCCTAGTCGGCATGAGCGTGGACAGCGCGCGCTACTGGCTGGACTCCGATAAGCCGATCTCGAAGTCGGACGCCGTCGATGGCACCGTGCAGTTCGCCTGGGGCGGACTATCGCACGTGCCGCTGGCCCGCTCCTAG
- a CDS encoding biotin/lipoyl-binding carrier protein: MSEEVRAEIVASVLEVVVNEGDQIAQGDTVVLLESMKMEIPVLAEVAGTVSKVSVAVGDVIQAGDLIAVIS, encoded by the coding sequence ATGTCCGAGGAGGTTCGCGCCGAGATCGTAGCCAGCGTGCTCGAAGTCGTTGTCAACGAAGGCGACCAGATCGCCCAGGGCGACACCGTGGTGCTGCTCGAGTCGATGAAGATGGAGATCCCGGTTCTGGCCGAAGTCGCCGGCACGGTCAGCAAGGTGAGCGTGGCGGTCGGCGACGTCATCCAAGCCGGCGACCTGATCGCCGTGATCAGCTGA
- a CDS encoding acid phosphatase, translating into MGVAKHRLLLLRHGETEWSKSGRHTGHTDIELTEAGREQAEFAGVVLGELGLDDPLVICSPRRRTLVTADLAGLIIDQVTPLLAEWDYGDYEGLTTPQIHESDPDWLVWTHGCPGGETIAQVSDRADHAIALALENMQSRDVLFVSHGHFSRAVITRWVQLPVTEGSRFGMPTATIAICGFEHGIRQLSQLGLSCHPRPIASA; encoded by the coding sequence ATGGGGGTCGCAAAGCACCGGCTGCTGTTGCTGCGTCACGGTGAGACCGAGTGGTCGAAGTCCGGCCGGCACACCGGGCACACCGACATCGAGCTGACCGAGGCCGGCCGGGAGCAGGCCGAATTCGCCGGCGTCGTTCTCGGCGAACTCGGCCTGGACGATCCCCTGGTTATCTGCAGCCCGCGACGTCGCACCCTGGTCACTGCCGACCTGGCGGGGCTGATCATCGATCAGGTCACGCCGCTGCTAGCGGAGTGGGACTACGGCGACTACGAGGGGCTGACCACACCGCAGATCCACGAGTCCGACCCGGATTGGCTGGTGTGGACACACGGCTGTCCCGGCGGCGAAACCATCGCGCAGGTCAGCGATCGAGCCGACCACGCCATCGCCTTGGCATTGGAGAACATGCAATCGCGGGATGTGCTGTTCGTCAGCCACGGCCACTTCTCCCGCGCTGTGATCACCCGGTGGGTGCAGCTTCCGGTGACTGAGGGGTCACGCTTCGGCATGCCCACCGCGACCATCGCGATCTGCGGGTTCGAACACGGCATCCGTCAGCTCAGTCAGCTCGGACTGAGCTGTCATCCGCGACCGATCGCATCCGCGTGA